The Diospyros lotus cultivar Yz01 chromosome 11, ASM1463336v1, whole genome shotgun sequence region GTAATAGACATACTTTCACTTTTGTTTGTCGTTGATGTCTTTACTTATCATCTTTTTGTAACTTGTATATTTTGTCATTACTTAGAAAATGTGCGCGTATGAGAGGTGATTTGGGTATTGTCAACGTTCAATTTTCAGCTGACCCTGATTTGTTTTGAACCACGATGAGTAAGTCCAGGGTGCCAAGAAGAATAATACAAAGGTTTTAGACGTGAGTCAATACCAATATTTTAAAtagttcggccagaacgatacTTATTCTATTACCGCACtcttattattttctcaaaatgaCAATGTCTTATTATTCTCTCTGTCCCTGCCCCTCATGATATCTccaattcttatttatattgaAGGGactttacaatttagataacatatagaaatacaatGATTACATAATGAGGAACAAACAACCCTTATCATTTACACAAAATTGGGAGTGAGATCCTCATTATTAGGGGCATGAACTGTTGCAGATAAAGTGAATAgtccctacctctgacttctcagcagctttaccACTTATGTGAGCTGGTAGTTTTAGACCAGCGACTTGAGCGGTCTAGCGAACTGAGAGTTTTATTGGGAGCTCGTTAATCGATCGTTGAGAACTCATTATAAGGCTTTACCAGGAGCTCGCAAGATGCTTGCTTTACGAGGTTCGGGTTTCAGCATTATTTTAAAAACGGACCGGACCAACCGGTCGGACAGGAAAAATCGGGAACCGGTGGCCTATTCAGTCCGATTTGACATAAAAAACCAAATCTTCATCAACCCGGTTAAAATCGATCAAAATCCGGTCGAACCGGTGAATCGGAAACCAGATTGATCCCGATTTTTTTCACCCTcgcacttatttttaaattttaaatttttaattaattttttaacaacatatataacaattatatataaaatattagttgtatattagttaataatagcatttctcacacttatttttaaatttttaattcttaattaattttttaacaacatatataacaattatatataaaatattagttgtatattagttaataatagcatttctcacacttatttttaaatttttaattcttaattaatttttttacaacatatataacaattatatataaaatattagttgtatattagttaataataacattcctcataataatatatagaatattagtattttaaatatatatattatttaattataaaatatatatataacatcatCCGGTCGGACCAACTGACccgtgacttaattaatagacCGGTTCGCTCTCCGgtccgatttttaaaatattgaatttcaATGATGTGTGAATTTCATTTGACGAGATCGCTCGAACTTTTTGGGCTCTAAGCGATTGGGCCAGCTCATTAGACTAAGCCCGACCCACGAGGAGTGAAGCGAGAATGGCGTACAAGAGGTATTTTAGTGCTCATGCATTACACATGTTAAATGAATTGTAACGATTTTTACAATTGAgtcaaatttatataatttaaatgtattattaaaataataaaaaattaaagtgtttaaataaaGAAGCATATGTGGCTAAAATATCCATTACGTCATATATGCGTTTGAGGGGAATTGATTTCATCCTGCGTAGGTATCCACTCTTGGGTCAGGCCTGAGCAAAGGTTAAAGCTTTTTCTCTATCGAGCGACCGCAATCGCAGGAGCAAGAGAGAGTTAAATGGGGGATCCCTATTACAGATACGGTGCTCCTGCAGATGGAGGTTCGAATTCCTTCGCCCTAAATCCCAAACCCCTCTCTCTATTTTACTTTTCTGCCAAATGTACACGCCAGTATCATGTTTCACTGTTAACACATCGGAAAATCGGTTTCTCGTCTCAACTCAGTGTTTCACTGCGGAACCATGCTTTTCGACTTTTACCTAACAATCTTTATCTTGCTGCTGCTAAATGTGGTTGCAATTccgcatatatatacacacacacacatatatgtatgcGCGGGCGCGGGCGCGTATACAGCGCTGTCGTATTTATGCATGATAGAAAACGAACAAGAGCTGTGGAAGATAGGGAAGAGGTTGTTTCTAAATCTCTTAGTGGGTAAGAAATTTCAAAGCGAAATAGTTGATTGATCTTCATGAGGTATATATCGACCCAGAGCCGGTCCTGGGTGTTTTAGGGCCTAgggcaaattttttttaagtgtgccctttatataaattaaataaaaaataaaaaattattaattaattaattttattaaaattataagaatttacaaaatataagaaaGAATAATTTGGGGTCGTTAAAACCTTGTTTGAGGAAAATTCAATGGGACAAAACCCCAAACGAATAAAAACGAGTACCCTGCATTGTAAACATTgcattaagaaataaaaattacatatttgagtTTACATGTTTCCTCTTGAATCTCCGTAagcatttcttgatttgatcaatcttcctttcatttaggggtgttaaaaaatatttgaaaaccGGTGAACCGGACCAAATCGGACCGAaccgtgccttttggattggttctatgGTTCAATGATTAGGttttggttctaaaaaattaagaaccgatatatttggtttggttactgattttttttttttcaaaccgtgGTTCTAATCAAATCGGAATcgaaattatacttatatatagtatatttttttggtatatatatatatacatatgcataaataataTCACTTGTTAGGAAACTAGcgagattcatgaactcttttatttatagGTTTTTATGCGCTATTACTATAATAAAcggtcgatgtaatctcatttgatgagatagtttatgaattattttgttctacttttacttcaagacttaaagtattaatgaagttatgggtttattttaattaataaatttatttgtaatttcatattttgcgaaaatgtttagaagctaaatgttaattggatagaaccgaaaTCGAATTGAAACTGATCCGGTGTGACGGATTggtcatggtttggttttatatatgtaatggttcggttacggtttttattttgttagaacCATTAAAAATGGTTTGGTTACTGGATTCTTATAGAACCGGACTAATCCGAATCGTTGACACCCCTACTTTTATCTTTCATAATTAATCGAAGCAAAAACAATTATCACAtgtatctaaaaaataaaaatagcaatgaaattttcttttgacaaggtttcttttgttaatttttcatACACATGTACacataacttaaaaaaaatttgggccCCCTCAATTGTGGGCCTTGGGTTGGAGCCCTGGTAGCCCTGGGCCAGGGCCGACTCTGTATCGACCTGGGATTTAGCACAGGAGAAAGGGAAATTTAAAACAGATGAAATGATGAAGCCAAGCAATCAATTGATATTGCTCCATCAGATACAAAAACTTACAAGAAGGGAGCTTTCCTTAATCCGGATACTCATATTTCATCATCACTCGTCATTAACTACATCTTCCCCTAACTAAGTTAGGGTTAGTTGCACTGCATTCATAATGCCAATTGACTTCCAAAAATTGACAACACAAATccgtgcaaaaaaaaaaaaaggaaaatttttacGTTGGATGTCCTTTTTGATTCAACCCTCTAGTTAGGGAATAATGAGAAGAAGTTATAATGCCATTTTCATAAGGAGAAGCTTCATATGGTCATGTTCCATCAGATATCTGATATTGTGAAACTAAATTGTACAACATGGAAACATGACACCCCGCCACTCATTTATAATGACTATGATATGCATCACTTGAGATGGAATACCAGCCAAGAGAGGAAAAAGGGAAACCCATTCTCTAATACTTTATAATGCCGAATCTTGACAGTTTTCTTCTAAAGTTTAGACTGGAAGTAATGCTAAAGCTTACTGGTGCATATTGTTGATCTATTATGCTTTGGAATACTTTATAATGTCTTTGATGATGGGCTATATTCTTTTCCGTgttatatatagtttatttgCAAGTCTTACAATTACATTGATTAATCACCCTCACTACAGCAGGGAGCATCCCAAGATCTGGTTTTCCTGACTACTTGCCGCCTGAACCCACACGATTAGCACCACATCATCTGTGGAGTTCTCGTGACTTACGGGGTAATTCCCAAGATTATGCACAAAAAGAGGTAAAGGTGTAATGTATTGATGACCTTTAAGTTTATGTGACCAACTGGATATCCAGGTAAtagatggattttttttgtttcacttTTAGATATTACCTTTGCGGCCTGGGGCATATGGAGTAGATGATACTAAGGGTATTGGTGTTCATCCTGAGCCTGGTTTTGGTGGATTAACAGCAGGAGCAAGCATTAAAGGCTACCAAAGTCCTTTACAAGATCCACATTTACTTGCCCAAAGACGAGATGTTGCTGCAGGCATTGTTTCAGGCACCCgtgatttaattaatgaaagGCATGGTTCCTTACCCAAAGTTGATGGCCTTCCACATGCAGCAAGGGATTCAAACATTCTGTTTGTTGATGGGCTTCCAACAGACTGTTCAAGGAGAGAAGTTGGTCGTATCCTTGCGTTACAGCTATCTCTGCATGTGTTACCCTTCTTTGACATCTCAATAGTACTTACAAATTATTGAAATCTACTGTTTGTTTGGATGGAGGGATGGAAGTGGAAGGGAGACTCTTTTTGTTGCTTTGGAGAGAGTTTCATAAATGGAATGAAAGGGGAGGGGAGGGACATGATACCCTCTCTTCCTCATCCGTACCCTTTTTTACCTTGCACTTGATTTGGGTTGTAGGGGAGGGGAaggaaaaacatttttaaatattcttattGTTTTTACTATGTTACCCTACACATTGTTTTTGACATTTTGTAAAAGCCCATTATTATCCTTGATCTTAGAAAATCTTGTAATTacttttacattaatttaatggTACTCTTGGAGGATGAATGTTAATTAATGGGATTACACATTAgacaaattttctatatttcattttgcatgtatatattattatgttaatttatatatactatTTCATTGACTTGACATCATAAAAATTCGtctgtatttattttgaaagtgagaGGGTTATAACTGtaactttattttaaatttttttttaatagttttgTCTCCTTTCATTCTCCATCCAAACAATGTAAAGTTATACTACGTTTTTctacattttattcttcttaaaCAATGGAAGAGCAACAAACTTTACATTATTTTCCTTACTTGTCTATTCTATTCCATTATGTACCGTTTCATTCTCTTACCACAACAAAGGCGTGATTTGGAGAGTATACCAACATTGTGGCTTTGCACTTTTCCTCTCTCTTTGtcctttcatttcctttctctctttcattcttttttatttcttgacaTGTAAATCAAGATCTTTTTCGTCCATTCATCGGCTTTAAAGATATCAGAGTTGTTCATAAAGAGCCCAGACGTGTAAGTtcactatttatatatatgttttatttatatgcTATAGAGATGTAACGTAAGGTATAGATGAATGAACCACATTTAGATTGCTTGTGATATATGCTAAAGATACTGTTGATACATCtagttattttatcttttaattgtATCTACATGGTTGCCATGCATTTTTGTGTTCTTCAGCTAATGAGTTTCCCATGCTCTGCATATCTATTCTTTTGTTTACAATTGGCTACTTCCCAATGAATTATATATCTCTGTCATTGCATGTTACGTTTATTGAGATGAAAATGCAACTTCATTTTCCTGTGATGCTATAGGTAACCAACCGATTGGAGTGAAGGGCTCCAAGGTTAGCAAGAGCCAAGGTAGTCTCTAATGAGAGATAATGGCAGTTGTGAAATGACAATGGGAATTCCCTGGAGAACAGGAGTTCCCTTTTAGGAAACTGTTGTTCAAGGATGTGGTGACAGCTGCTATAGTTTGCAAACATGAGATAGTGCATGGCCATAAACTGATGGGGAGGGAGGTGTATAGTGAGAGTGTCAGTGGGAAGTTGTACAGCTGTGAATTGGAGAGGTTGTTGGCAGTTGATTGTGTCTATGTCAGAGGGTTTGGCTCGGAGGAAGTAACTGATTCTGTATGTGGAGTTGTAGGTGGGGATGGAATGGAAGGTGATGTAAGCAGGCATGGATGATACTGCATCAGTACAGTGATGGAGCCCCCATTGGTTCAgtgattttttttccctttctaatatatatgtagagTTTATGGTTAATTACAGTTTGACgccactaaaatataaaaaatttcaaattgacAACACTCATTAAAACATCGAGAAagaaaatttacattttatgtgattttttctacAACTGTTGTATGTTAATTATTacttaatattatatttatgtttaattataaCTAATTGTTTGAGCAACAAATAGAGTGCTAGGATTATTCTATTTACAATTGGATTTTTATTGAATAAGTTTTGTTGGATgcatattattaaatttgaattatttaaccTTATGGTTTGGTATGTTGATATTAAAGCAATT contains the following coding sequences:
- the LOC127813498 gene encoding RNA-binding protein 1-like isoform X2 — protein: MGDPYYRYGAPADGGSIPRSGFPDYLPPEPTRLAPHHLWSSRDLRGNSQDYAQKEILPLRPGAYGVDDTKGIGVHPEPGFGGLTAGASIKGYQSPLQDPHLLAQRRDVAAGIVSGTRDLINERHGSLPKVDGLPHAARDSNILFVDGLPTDCSRREVGHLFRPFIGFKDIRVVHKEPRRSGDKALVLCFVEFADAKCALTAMEALQGYKFDDRKPDSPILRIHFAHFPFHLPSDRQ
- the LOC127813498 gene encoding RNA-binding protein 1-like isoform X1, with amino-acid sequence MGDPYYRYGAPADGAGSIPRSGFPDYLPPEPTRLAPHHLWSSRDLRGNSQDYAQKEILPLRPGAYGVDDTKGIGVHPEPGFGGLTAGASIKGYQSPLQDPHLLAQRRDVAAGIVSGTRDLINERHGSLPKVDGLPHAARDSNILFVDGLPTDCSRREVGHLFRPFIGFKDIRVVHKEPRRSGDKALVLCFVEFADAKCALTAMEALQGYKFDDRKPDSPILRIHFAHFPFHLPSDRQ